The following are encoded together in the Pseudomonas xantholysinigenes genome:
- a CDS encoding phage tail protein, with protein sequence MSRSDVLASIESSMLLVQGINNKVIRGNTVLAAHEAGFLLADASAGQVKITLPQSSKPMDVRIQRLDNTANRLLVYAADGERIKFHTHLRPEGYPFCMVLGGGDFWHLRSDGAGSWLLLDRLDNTSLGRMVFETSTALSPGGWDIPNARLLSRSDWPWLWDHAQQSGMLVNDAQRAGMEGGWTRGDGASTFRIPELRGEFMRSLDEGRAVDPTRTPGSYQSASLVHGEIVDAVSSFRRMQNMKPKFFDVADTNETVAVSTTTASVTTQSIAANSVYFGAVRPRNIAYPSRIKLI encoded by the coding sequence ATGAGCCGCAGCGACGTACTGGCCTCGATCGAAAGCAGCATGCTCTTGGTACAGGGCATCAACAACAAGGTCATCCGTGGCAACACGGTCCTCGCCGCGCACGAGGCCGGATTTCTTCTGGCTGACGCTTCGGCGGGCCAGGTGAAGATCACCTTGCCGCAGTCGAGCAAACCGATGGACGTGCGTATTCAACGTCTGGACAACACAGCAAACCGCTTGTTGGTGTACGCCGCCGACGGGGAGAGGATCAAGTTCCATACCCACCTGCGTCCTGAAGGCTATCCGTTCTGCATGGTGTTGGGTGGCGGCGACTTCTGGCATCTACGCAGTGATGGCGCGGGAAGTTGGTTGCTGCTGGACCGGCTGGACAATACCTCGCTGGGGCGCATGGTTTTCGAAACATCGACAGCGTTGAGTCCGGGTGGTTGGGATATTCCCAATGCCAGATTGTTGAGTCGAAGCGACTGGCCATGGCTCTGGGACCACGCCCAGCAGTCCGGAATGCTGGTAAACGATGCTCAGAGGGCCGGGATGGAAGGTGGGTGGACCCGTGGTGACGGGGCCAGCACTTTCCGTATCCCCGAGCTGCGCGGTGAGTTCATGCGCTCGCTTGACGAGGGGCGCGCAGTGGATCCGACACGAACACCTGGTTCGTACCAGTCTGCTTCGCTGGTGCATGGTGAGATCGTCGATGCAGTTTCGTCATTCCGGCGAATGCAAAACATGAAACCCAAGTTCTTCGATGTCGCTGATACAAACGAAACCGTAGCGGTGTCGACGACGACGGCTTCCGTCACTACACAATCGATTGCGGCGAACAGTGTTTACTTTGGCGCCGTAAGACCTCGCAACATAGCCTATCCAAGCCGTATCAAACTGATCTGA
- a CDS encoding phage tail assembly chaperone, whose protein sequence is MHISIEKQAFFDGKLGGDRPDDAVEISQAEYRRLFEGRLAGLLVVKEGDTFVLVEPPASAADERAWRDSMLASAVRVRDRHRDQVEIGIDPTLTGEQYKSLMMYLQSLRDWPQSSDYPDASHRPMAPAFLELQGRPV, encoded by the coding sequence ATGCATATCTCTATTGAAAAACAGGCATTCTTCGACGGCAAGCTTGGCGGGGATCGGCCAGACGATGCGGTTGAAATCAGCCAGGCAGAGTACCGGCGGTTGTTTGAGGGGCGTTTGGCTGGCCTGCTGGTGGTAAAGGAAGGTGACACCTTCGTGCTAGTGGAGCCGCCGGCCAGTGCTGCTGACGAACGGGCGTGGCGCGACAGTATGTTAGCCAGTGCGGTTCGGGTGCGAGATCGGCATCGTGACCAGGTTGAAATTGGTATCGACCCTACGCTGACTGGTGAACAATACAAATCTCTGATGATGTATCTGCAGAGCTTGCGTGATTGGCCACAGTCCTCCGATTACCCTGATGCCAGCCACCGCCCGATGGCACCAGCCTTCCTTGAACTGCAAGGGAGGCCTGTATGA
- a CDS encoding phage tail protein, with protein sequence MYSAEPGFGKLPIDANVVGSAGDLGSIVKPAGSSVLDATLTSNVFLPNAAKGGKETRPRSLAVMWCVKAWNAPVNQGQIDVAALVAELTALRSSTPVGAILPFPKAEVPAGYLELDGSLQSVVSYPDLATYLGTTYNTGSEPAGYFRLPDYRGEFLRGWDHGRGVDAGRNIGSQQTGSLQTLDSTNVTPTVTGLFNATITPESSARAAFGLDPANPVNFPSVSYSGVTGTAGTLAAEGQNFGVTRPRNLAVMWCIKAWSAPVNQGQIDVTALAAQLGQATEAKLGIAKIASQGQTDAGDSDEVIVTPKKLRKGFSLMTGPRSLCLALPSWLGGYILQVAKTIPGGVTAGGQAVQVSWPVAFPNECLLAIASCDLTGTSATTISASVFNVSLGTVGIALTNTGAGQATNGTYIFGIGR encoded by the coding sequence GTGTATTCCGCCGAGCCAGGCTTTGGGAAGCTGCCGATTGACGCCAATGTCGTCGGAAGTGCTGGGGATCTGGGGTCGATCGTCAAGCCCGCCGGCAGCTCCGTTCTCGATGCGACTCTCACCTCGAACGTGTTCCTCCCAAATGCCGCGAAAGGCGGTAAGGAAACTCGCCCCCGCAGCCTAGCAGTCATGTGGTGTGTCAAGGCCTGGAACGCGCCGGTGAACCAAGGGCAGATCGACGTCGCGGCCCTCGTTGCCGAACTGACAGCGCTGCGCTCCTCGACACCAGTTGGTGCGATCCTGCCGTTCCCAAAGGCCGAGGTACCAGCCGGTTATCTCGAGCTCGATGGCAGCCTTCAAAGTGTGGTGTCCTACCCGGATCTGGCGACTTATCTGGGCACGACTTACAACACGGGTAGTGAACCAGCGGGCTATTTTCGGCTGCCTGATTACCGAGGGGAGTTCCTTCGCGGCTGGGATCATGGCCGAGGTGTTGATGCCGGCCGAAATATTGGATCGCAGCAGACGGGCAGTCTGCAGACACTCGATTCAACAAATGTTACGCCGACCGTAACGGGCCTGTTTAACGCGACCATCACGCCTGAGTCCAGTGCGCGCGCTGCCTTTGGGCTCGATCCGGCGAATCCGGTGAATTTCCCATCTGTTAGCTACAGCGGTGTTACCGGGACGGCGGGAACGCTTGCGGCGGAGGGGCAGAATTTTGGGGTGACCCGGCCCCGTAACTTGGCAGTGATGTGGTGCATCAAGGCCTGGTCGGCACCCGTGAACCAAGGTCAGATCGACGTAACCGCATTGGCTGCCCAACTCGGCCAGGCAACCGAGGCGAAGCTTGGGATCGCCAAGATCGCAAGCCAGGGGCAGACCGACGCCGGCGACAGCGACGAGGTAATCGTCACGCCGAAAAAACTGCGCAAAGGTTTCTCGCTGATGACCGGGCCACGATCTTTGTGCCTGGCACTGCCGTCTTGGCTCGGGGGGTACATCCTCCAGGTGGCCAAGACAATCCCCGGTGGGGTCACTGCCGGTGGGCAAGCGGTGCAAGTGTCCTGGCCGGTGGCATTCCCCAACGAATGCCTGCTTGCCATCGCCAGCTGTGATCTGACCGGCACTTCCGCAACCACTATCAGCGCGTCTGTGTTCAACGTTTCCCTGGGTACAGTAGGTATCGCGCTTACAAACACTGGGGCAGGCCAGGCAACGAATGGGACCTACATTTTCGGGATTGGACGGTAG
- a CDS encoding phage tail-collar fiber domain-containing protein encodes MANSTTQFGGFLTNVGIAQQANTAVLGLPWNITHMLIGDAGGEPSQTPDPTPKPTQTALVRQVYRAQLNALYQSPADPGVLVAELVLPPETGGWWIRELALEDANGNFIAVAKPAPSYKPLLAQGSGRTQTIRMHVVFGNLANVTLKVDPSIVLATRDYVDKAREAAELYARNQLKTHLEAADPHPQYLRRADAAKDVGPLAWLGVATGTADALTLKLKSGESALAAYAPGQRFQFQASATNTGAVTVRINGLAAVAVKKSGNAGLVDLVGGDIRSGVLYDLNYDGTCFQLGGGVGASKAFERFSFEASVGQTVFNLAHTVGSTIVLRNGREITDYLSDGLKITFKAPCSLGEAVEILAFSSFSAANTYTKAEVQTLLTTASALPVGSMLPLPKGTVPPGFLEVDGSVQSVTVYPDLAAYLAGSFNKGDEPAGYFRLPDSRGEFLRGWDHGRGSIRAGGWELGSRLSARPLPCGVFRRARLWEAAD; translated from the coding sequence TGGGGCTGCCCTGGAACATCACCCACATGTTGATCGGTGATGCCGGTGGCGAGCCTTCGCAAACGCCGGACCCTACACCGAAACCTACCCAGACCGCGCTGGTGCGCCAGGTCTACCGGGCACAACTGAACGCCCTCTATCAATCGCCCGCCGATCCCGGCGTGCTGGTCGCCGAGCTGGTCCTGCCGCCGGAAACCGGCGGCTGGTGGATCCGCGAGCTGGCGTTGGAAGATGCCAACGGCAACTTCATCGCCGTGGCCAAGCCGGCGCCCAGCTACAAGCCGCTGCTGGCGCAAGGTTCTGGACGTACCCAGACCATTCGCATGCACGTGGTGTTCGGCAATCTCGCCAACGTCACGCTGAAGGTCGACCCGAGCATCGTCCTGGCCACTCGCGATTACGTCGACAAGGCCCGCGAAGCGGCCGAGCTGTATGCGCGCAATCAACTCAAGACGCACCTGGAGGCAGCCGACCCGCACCCGCAGTACCTGCGTCGCGCCGACGCGGCAAAGGACGTCGGACCGCTGGCCTGGCTTGGTGTTGCCACCGGCACCGCCGATGCCTTGACCCTGAAGCTCAAGAGCGGCGAGTCGGCCCTGGCAGCCTATGCCCCTGGCCAGCGCTTCCAGTTCCAGGCCAGCGCCACCAATACCGGTGCCGTGACGGTACGTATCAATGGCTTGGCCGCTGTGGCAGTGAAGAAGTCCGGCAATGCAGGTCTGGTCGACCTGGTAGGCGGTGACATCCGTAGCGGTGTCCTGTACGACCTGAACTACGACGGAACCTGCTTCCAGCTCGGCGGTGGTGTCGGTGCCAGCAAGGCGTTCGAGCGTTTCTCGTTCGAGGCGTCAGTCGGCCAGACCGTCTTCAACCTGGCGCATACCGTCGGCAGCACCATCGTGCTGCGCAATGGCCGTGAGATCACCGACTACCTGTCCGATGGCCTGAAGATCACCTTCAAGGCACCGTGCAGCCTAGGCGAGGCGGTCGAGATCCTGGCGTTCAGCTCGTTCTCAGCGGCCAACACCTACACCAAGGCCGAAGTCCAGACGCTGCTGACTACTGCTTCGGCGCTGCCAGTCGGCAGTATGTTGCCGCTCCCCAAGGGCACGGTGCCGCCGGGGTTTCTGGAGGTTGACGGTAGCGTGCAGAGCGTGACGGTTTACCCAGACTTGGCCGCTTATCTGGCCGGCTCGTTCAACAAAGGGGATGAGCCGGCGGGTTACTTCCGACTGCCGGACTCGCGGGGCGAGTTTCTGCGCGGTTGGGACCATGGGCGGGGGTCGATCCGGGCAGGGGGTTGGGAGCTGGGCAGCCGACTCTCTGCTCGACCACTACCATGCGGTGTATTCCGCCGAGCCAGGCTTTGGGAAGCTGCCGATTGA